Proteins co-encoded in one Bacillus infantis NRRL B-14911 genomic window:
- a CDS encoding ATP-binding protein → MKRTGQFALVSISILFTLTQAFIFDDPWHKEIVDFTIATIIAWFVGWQYDKLKYLTGKAKENEAFYRQLIETMPEPVIIQDYDKIVYANKAAEKMVAAESKEELVGRSVFDFMEAPDAAKYKKILDVTYKEKLPAGRREQKITRLDGKKIYFEVSTLFTSFQGRKAVLSIGQDVTVKKEQADLLLQKSEKLALVGQMAAGIAHEIRNPLTSIKGFIQLLKAEGNREYADIAISELDRINLIVGEFLVLAKPAAAVYRVCDLKKLIQEVVVLIQPQCLIHNVQIITGLDLDESEIWCEENQLKQVFINMIKNSAEAMPDGGTITIKAADRKDGHVAVMIKDEGTGIPPERINTLGEPFYTTKEKGTGLGLMTSFKIIENHSGLVKVSSEVNKGTVFEIILPKTQTEAKGHSFN, encoded by the coding sequence ATGAAGAGAACGGGCCAATTCGCTTTAGTCAGCATTTCTATTTTATTCACTTTAACGCAAGCCTTCATTTTCGATGACCCCTGGCATAAGGAAATTGTTGATTTCACCATTGCCACTATTATTGCCTGGTTTGTAGGCTGGCAATATGACAAATTGAAATATCTTACAGGGAAAGCGAAAGAGAACGAAGCATTTTACAGGCAGCTGATCGAAACGATGCCGGAGCCTGTCATCATCCAGGATTATGACAAAATTGTCTATGCAAACAAAGCGGCTGAGAAGATGGTGGCTGCTGAAAGCAAAGAGGAATTGGTCGGCAGGTCAGTATTTGATTTTATGGAAGCGCCGGATGCCGCCAAATACAAGAAGATACTTGATGTAACATATAAAGAAAAACTTCCGGCAGGCCGGAGGGAACAGAAAATTACCAGGCTTGACGGCAAAAAGATTTATTTTGAAGTGTCCACCTTATTTACAAGCTTTCAGGGCAGGAAGGCAGTGCTTTCAATCGGCCAGGATGTTACGGTTAAAAAAGAGCAGGCAGACCTGCTTCTGCAAAAGTCAGAGAAGCTGGCGCTTGTCGGGCAGATGGCCGCTGGGATTGCCCATGAAATCCGCAATCCTCTGACAAGCATTAAAGGATTCATCCAGCTGCTGAAGGCGGAGGGAAATCGGGAGTATGCCGATATTGCCATCTCAGAGCTGGACCGGATCAATCTGATTGTTGGAGAGTTCCTTGTCCTCGCCAAACCTGCGGCTGCGGTATACAGGGTATGCGATCTTAAGAAGCTGATTCAGGAAGTGGTTGTACTGATTCAGCCGCAATGCCTGATCCATAATGTCCAGATAATCACCGGGCTTGATCTGGATGAATCGGAGATATGGTGTGAGGAGAATCAGCTGAAGCAGGTATTTATCAATATGATAAAAAATTCTGCTGAAGCCATGCCGGATGGCGGGACCATCACGATCAAGGCAGCGGACAGGAAGGATGGGCATGTGGCTGTCATGATCAAAGACGAAGGGACAGGCATCCCTCCAGAGCGGATCAACACACTTGGCGAGCCTTTTTATACAACAAAAGAAAAGGGGACGGGCCTTGGCCTGATGACCAGCTTTAAAATCATCGAAAATCACAGCGGGCTCGTCAAAGTCAGCAGCGAGGTCAATAAAGGGACGGTTTTTGAAATTATACTCCCGAAAACCCAGACGGAAGCAAAGGGACATTCATTTAACTGA
- the cls gene encoding cardiolipin synthase, with protein MKKQRIEFVFLLILAASLYVLFFTGAGYFWKLACAGLYAFIILVSIYSLILENRTSHHTLLWIYVLIFIPVAGYMFYLYSGQLYLKGYLFRTKRSNDREQWKRMMKRKDSPDLTFLQDNQQNFARFAANASMTPISTSSRAEMLKNGEETFEELKARLKKAKKFIHIQYYIFRSDRLGKEIIDILIEKAEAGVEVLFMYDAAGSMKMAVNEIKRMEEAGIKVHCFLPLKFGFFNQKINFRNHRKIVVIDGETGFVGGLNVGIEYLGEDEAMGFWRDTHMVLEGEAVYTLHTVFLLDWEYVSREQVLDKYSVSERPADEDEINGAIQVVASGPDTQQGIMGDFFYSMITSAERSIWIATPYFVPNEAIRTALRVAAAKGVEVRIMVPEKNDSFLTQYASRSYFSELLKYGVEVYSYQKGFLHQKIIIADGNMASVGTANMDMRSFHLNFEVNVFLLGCSSIRDLSAHFEEDMRDSVRITPVQYYKRGLWERTKESFSRLFSGVL; from the coding sequence ATGAAAAAACAGAGAATAGAATTTGTCTTTTTGCTTATATTGGCTGCTTCCCTGTATGTCCTGTTCTTTACCGGTGCAGGCTACTTCTGGAAGCTCGCCTGCGCAGGGCTGTATGCTTTTATTATACTGGTGAGCATCTACTCGCTGATTCTTGAAAACCGCACTTCCCACCATACGCTCCTCTGGATTTATGTCCTGATCTTCATTCCGGTGGCAGGCTATATGTTCTACTTATATTCAGGGCAGCTTTATCTGAAAGGATATCTTTTCCGCACAAAAAGGAGCAATGACAGAGAGCAGTGGAAAAGGATGATGAAGCGGAAAGATTCACCGGACCTTACATTTCTGCAGGATAACCAGCAGAACTTTGCCAGGTTTGCTGCGAATGCCAGCATGACCCCCATCAGCACCTCATCCAGGGCTGAGATGCTGAAAAATGGCGAAGAAACGTTTGAAGAGCTGAAGGCAAGGCTGAAGAAAGCAAAAAAATTCATCCATATACAATACTATATCTTCCGCTCGGATAGGCTCGGCAAAGAGATCATTGATATCCTCATTGAGAAGGCTGAAGCAGGAGTCGAGGTCCTTTTCATGTATGACGCTGCCGGCAGCATGAAGATGGCTGTGAATGAAATTAAAAGGATGGAGGAAGCGGGCATCAAGGTTCATTGCTTCCTGCCTTTGAAATTCGGCTTCTTCAATCAGAAAATCAATTTCAGGAACCATCGAAAAATCGTCGTGATCGACGGGGAGACCGGCTTTGTCGGCGGGCTCAATGTCGGGATTGAATATCTCGGCGAGGATGAAGCGATGGGGTTCTGGCGCGACACCCATATGGTGCTGGAAGGTGAGGCCGTATACACACTGCATACAGTCTTCCTTCTGGACTGGGAGTATGTCAGCCGGGAACAGGTCCTTGACAAATATTCGGTCAGTGAAAGGCCAGCCGATGAGGATGAAATCAATGGGGCGATACAGGTGGTTGCCAGCGGGCCTGATACACAGCAGGGAATCATGGGAGATTTCTTTTATTCGATGATCACCAGTGCAGAAAGGTCGATTTGGATTGCCACGCCTTATTTCGTCCCGAACGAAGCAATCAGGACTGCGCTGCGGGTGGCTGCAGCAAAAGGGGTGGAGGTAAGGATCATGGTTCCGGAAAAGAATGACAGCTTTCTCACCCAGTATGCAAGCAGGTCCTATTTTTCCGAGCTACTTAAATATGGAGTTGAAGTCTACTCTTACCAAAAAGGTTTTCTCCATCAGAAAATCATCATCGCAGATGGAAATATGGCTTCTGTGGGAACAGCGAATATGGATATGAGAAGCTTTCACCTGAATTTCGAGGTCAATGTCTTCCTGCTTGGCTGCAGCTCAATCAGGGATCTGTCAGCGCATTTCGAAGAAGATATGAGGGATAGTGTACGGATAACACCTGTACAATATTATAAACGCGGACTCTGGGAGAGGACGAAAGAGTCCTTCTCCAGACTGTTTTCCGGAGTGCTCTAA
- a CDS encoding VanW family protein: MMKLLLFFGLMAAAGGIGTEQLSVLQEGKDAIKVQKEEFSANIPGLPLADEDKFKAFQAKMNSLAYKEPQDARIGPGERIIPEKPGSKLNQDLFSARFYTTYYQSGSGSIELPLLPIYPRVDSELILSVKARQIGQYVTYFNSHNKARTQNIRLAAGSIDSIVVFPGEVFSFNETVGKRTAAKGYLPAPVIVRGELSEGIGGGICQVSSTLYNAVDNAGTSIIQRYSHSKRVPYVPSGRDATVSWYGPDFTFKNTYNQPILIRAQVYGGTLAIRVFSSDAIKYEPRNVPGAAKFSEEDEKAAD, from the coding sequence ATGATGAAGCTGTTATTATTTTTCGGCCTTATGGCAGCAGCTGGAGGAATTGGAACGGAACAGTTATCTGTGCTGCAGGAAGGCAAGGATGCAATAAAAGTCCAGAAAGAAGAATTCTCTGCCAATATACCCGGCCTGCCGCTGGCAGATGAAGATAAATTTAAAGCATTCCAGGCTAAAATGAACAGCCTGGCTTATAAAGAGCCGCAGGATGCCAGGATAGGCCCGGGAGAAAGAATCATCCCTGAAAAACCCGGAAGCAAATTGAATCAGGATTTATTTTCAGCGCGTTTTTATACTACTTACTACCAGTCAGGTTCAGGGAGCATTGAACTGCCTCTTCTCCCGATTTATCCAAGGGTCGACAGTGAGCTCATTCTATCTGTTAAAGCACGCCAGATCGGCCAATATGTGACCTATTTCAACTCCCATAATAAGGCCAGAACACAGAATATCAGGCTCGCGGCCGGATCGATAGACAGCATTGTTGTATTTCCCGGAGAAGTATTTTCATTTAATGAAACAGTCGGCAAGAGGACGGCAGCCAAGGGATATCTCCCAGCTCCGGTAATTGTCAGGGGAGAACTGTCCGAGGGGATCGGTGGCGGGATATGCCAGGTATCTTCAACCCTTTATAATGCTGTCGATAATGCCGGAACAAGCATCATCCAAAGATATTCCCACAGCAAGCGCGTGCCGTATGTCCCTTCAGGCAGAGATGCAACCGTAAGCTGGTACGGACCGGATTTCACCTTTAAAAACACTTATAACCAGCCCATCCTGATCCGCGCGCAGGTATATGGAGGAACACTTGCCATCAGGGTCTTTTCTTCGGATGCCATCAAATATGAACCGCGGAACGTCCCAGGCGCAGCAAAGTTCAGCGAAGAAGATGAGAAAGCTGCTGACTGA
- a CDS encoding PH domain-containing protein — MFKRVASDVLGISDIGSVISPADYDKVDADDYVMHEDNEKIYFLIKSKSDEYCFTNKAVIHLDGTSAMSKKRVLKRYSFREHQISNVFLETAGTVDMDVEIKFVIGSAAFSIDVHKRFIEELKDLYKALIKISEICAENEHSMEFAKKSIEVASATLGRAAGAREGSLTDDFRVLNETAFNWLMNSRKKYHVKDFGYVFEKFINN; from the coding sequence ATGTTCAAAAGGGTGGCTTCAGATGTGCTGGGGATCAGTGATATTGGCAGTGTCATCTCGCCGGCTGACTATGATAAGGTCGATGCTGATGATTATGTGATGCATGAAGATAATGAAAAAATCTATTTTTTGATTAAATCCAAATCTGATGAATATTGCTTTACAAACAAAGCAGTCATCCATTTAGATGGGACAAGCGCGATGAGCAAGAAGAGAGTCCTGAAGAGATACAGCTTCAGGGAGCATCAAATTTCAAATGTATTCCTGGAAACAGCAGGGACAGTCGACATGGATGTAGAGATCAAATTTGTGATAGGCTCTGCCGCTTTCTCCATAGATGTACATAAACGCTTCATTGAAGAACTGAAAGACCTGTATAAAGCCTTGATAAAAATCTCCGAAATTTGTGCGGAAAATGAGCATTCGATGGAGTTTGCCAAAAAGAGCATTGAAGTAGCTTCTGCAACATTGGGCAGGGCTGCAGGGGCAAGGGAAGGAAGCCTGACGGATGATTTCAGGGTGCTGAACGAAACCGCTTTTAACTGGCTGATGAACAGCAGGAAAAAATACCATGTAAAAGATTTTGGATATGTTTTTGAAAAATTCATTAATAATTGA
- a CDS encoding vWA domain-containing protein — translation MSISLMKKTAGVVLEKKKLSHVKARVGLVLDISGSMRTLYRNGTVQKVVERILAVASQFDDDGMLDIWVYDNEFSRLKPVTERDFEGYVNQYILNNDLIHKFGRNDEPPVMEDVISKYTLEDPSSDPAFIVFINDGGCKKTIKKPIVKSAGKPIFWQFVGIGDANFDVLEKLDTMEGRYIDNANFYHFKDIEQVSDEELYDHLLDEFPSWIKEAREKGVLK, via the coding sequence ATGAGTATATCTTTGATGAAGAAAACAGCCGGGGTCGTGCTGGAAAAGAAAAAGTTGTCACATGTCAAGGCGAGGGTCGGCCTGGTTTTAGACATTTCAGGATCGATGCGCACCTTGTACCGGAACGGCACGGTACAAAAAGTAGTGGAGCGGATCTTAGCCGTTGCGAGCCAATTTGATGATGACGGCATGCTCGATATCTGGGTATATGACAATGAGTTCTCAAGGCTGAAGCCGGTGACAGAAAGGGACTTTGAAGGCTATGTTAATCAGTATATCCTGAATAACGATCTAATCCATAAATTCGGGCGCAATGACGAACCTCCTGTCATGGAGGATGTCATCAGCAAATACACACTGGAAGATCCGAGCAGCGATCCTGCGTTCATTGTCTTTATCAATGATGGCGGCTGCAAAAAGACGATCAAGAAACCGATTGTAAAATCGGCAGGCAAGCCTATTTTCTGGCAGTTTGTCGGTATTGGCGATGCAAATTTCGACGTGCTGGAAAAATTGGATACAATGGAAGGCCGCTATATTGATAACGCGAATTTTTATCATTTTAAAGATATCGAGCAGGTAAGCGATGAAGAATTGTATGACCATCTTCTTGATGAATTTCCATCATGGATTAAAGAAGCGCGGGAAAAGGGCGTACTTAAATAA
- a CDS encoding divergent polysaccharide deacetylase family protein produces the protein MKKIAVLLILCSFFASSASAETQQEERKAAIIIDDFGGGIGGVKDFLEGDIPITAAVMPFTDQTAQHAEWAHENGFEVMVHLPMEPKRGKKSWLGPKPITTNLSSEEVRKRVNEAIDSVPYAKGLNNHMGSRAVEDEGIVREIVKIAKERKLYIVDSGTSPESKFPIIAKELGVPLIKRDVFLDDISSVSHVRRQMKKLALITEQQGRGIAIGHVGVTGKVCSAGILQEKGYFEEKGIRIAPVSEIISSEIRKEYYPFY, from the coding sequence ATGAAAAAGATTGCCGTATTGCTTATCTTATGTTCTTTCTTTGCCTCATCTGCCAGTGCCGAAACCCAGCAGGAAGAAAGGAAAGCTGCTATCATCATAGATGATTTTGGAGGAGGCATCGGAGGCGTAAAAGATTTCCTTGAAGGCGATATCCCGATTACAGCAGCAGTGATGCCATTTACAGATCAGACAGCACAGCATGCTGAATGGGCGCATGAAAATGGATTTGAAGTCATGGTCCATCTGCCAATGGAGCCTAAAAGGGGAAAGAAATCATGGCTCGGGCCCAAACCGATCACAACAAATCTGTCTTCTGAAGAAGTCAGGAAAAGGGTCAATGAAGCCATTGACAGCGTTCCCTATGCAAAGGGCCTCAATAATCATATGGGATCGCGGGCAGTGGAAGATGAAGGGATAGTAAGGGAAATCGTAAAAATTGCGAAAGAACGGAAGCTTTATATTGTGGACAGCGGCACAAGCCCTGAATCAAAATTTCCCATCATTGCAAAAGAGCTTGGTGTGCCGCTCATTAAAAGGGATGTATTTCTTGATGACATTTCTTCTGTTTCCCATGTCAGGCGGCAGATGAAGAAGCTGGCGCTGATCACGGAGCAGCAGGGCAGAGGGATCGCAATCGGGCATGTCGGTGTGACTGGCAAGGTCTGTTCGGCAGGGATCCTTCAGGAAAAGGGGTATTTTGAAGAGAAAGGCATCAGAATCGCCCCTGTATCAGAGATCATTTCAAGTGAGATCCGAAAAGAGTATTATCCATTCTATTAA
- a CDS encoding YwbE family protein, whose product MSDTGKYREHVKPGMEADIILKKDQRSGARTRGIIKDLLTNSSFHPHGIKVRLTDGQVGRVAEIIKK is encoded by the coding sequence ATGTCTGACACCGGCAAATATCGTGAGCATGTTAAGCCTGGAATGGAAGCGGATATCATCTTAAAGAAGGACCAGCGGTCAGGGGCAAGGACAAGGGGGATCATTAAGGATCTTCTGACCAATTCTTCTTTCCACCCGCATGGAATCAAGGTGAGGCTGACAGACGGCCAAGTGGGCAGAGTGGCAGAAATCATAAAAAAATAG
- the liaF gene encoding cell wall-active antibiotics response protein LiaF has translation MRYRSVNQMMFALCLLAAGVLLLLVNIGVISLEIKKFFVTVYPFVMFGYSLILLISTLARKKGGKVFAGFLLVFSGLLASDRFGLIQFSFWDVWKLWPLAIVYLGFSLLVRKEHIKVHVETEFPAKKYDGIEESEKDLGEEKIIRIKKGSRHAPLANIRGFSIGDVSFKNANWSVEPLDLYNTVGDYFIDFSKAYIPEKETPISVKGWVGDVKMIIPEDVPIMVHSDINIGDIRIFDLKSEDLNRKLYYKSPGYDDAARKLNITIQLKVGSIRIDHV, from the coding sequence TTGCGTTATCGATCAGTCAATCAAATGATGTTTGCATTATGCCTTCTGGCTGCAGGTGTCCTGCTGCTTCTTGTAAATATAGGTGTCATTTCCTTGGAAATAAAGAAGTTTTTTGTCACAGTATATCCTTTTGTGATGTTCGGCTATAGCCTAATTCTGCTGATCTCTACATTGGCCAGAAAAAAAGGGGGCAAAGTTTTTGCCGGATTTTTGCTTGTTTTCTCCGGGCTGCTGGCCTCTGACAGATTCGGACTGATCCAGTTTTCTTTTTGGGATGTGTGGAAGCTTTGGCCGCTCGCCATCGTATACCTTGGATTCTCGCTTCTCGTAAGGAAAGAGCATATTAAAGTGCATGTTGAAACAGAGTTTCCAGCTAAGAAATATGATGGGATAGAAGAAAGCGAAAAGGATCTGGGCGAGGAAAAAATCATCAGGATCAAAAAGGGATCGCGGCATGCCCCATTAGCAAATATCAGAGGATTCTCTATAGGCGACGTCAGCTTTAAAAACGCAAATTGGTCTGTAGAACCTTTGGATCTGTATAATACGGTCGGTGATTATTTTATAGACTTCAGCAAGGCGTATATCCCGGAGAAGGAAACGCCTATTTCAGTCAAGGGATGGGTCGGCGATGTTAAGATGATTATCCCTGAGGATGTCCCGATTATGGTTCACTCCGATATCAATATCGGGGATATCCGCATTTTCGATCTGAAATCAGAAGACCTTAACCGCAAACTTTATTATAAATCCCCGGGATACGATGATGCGGCAAGAAAGTTGAATATAACGATCCAGCTCAAAGTCGGCTCCATTCGAATTGATCATGTATAG
- a CDS encoding sensor histidine kinase: MKKMFGIRYWFIQSFIMMALISSLTFFVGIQIYLFFADEPVLTISISFWLFIYCLLILLAAGGYFGIKGSYLIKGRLGDILVAVSNLRSGKLAGRISSYENDEIGLIAEELDGLADYIQEQVHSVQRLAEERSSLAQSAHAAAVMEERQRLARDLHDVVSQQLFALSMMSSAALKVFDRDSEKAKKQLKEISGIAAKAQGEMRALLLHLRPIQLSDDTLCDGIIKLIHELRGKTTIDFQASIDEIELSKAAEEHLFRVVQEALSNILRHADASKIKLTLTEKEDYTYLFIGDDGKGFDPHIERVASYGLKTMRERCEEIGGIFNIRSKQGEGTYIEIRIPLKGRE, encoded by the coding sequence ATGAAAAAAATGTTCGGAATCAGGTATTGGTTTATCCAGAGCTTTATTATGATGGCGCTGATCAGCTCGCTCACCTTCTTTGTCGGGATCCAGATTTATTTATTCTTTGCCGATGAACCGGTCCTCACCATTTCAATCTCTTTCTGGCTCTTTATCTATTGCCTGCTGATCCTGCTGGCTGCCGGAGGCTATTTTGGCATTAAAGGCAGTTACTTAATCAAGGGAAGGCTTGGAGATATCCTGGTTGCAGTGTCCAATCTGCGGTCCGGCAAGCTGGCAGGAAGGATATCTTCTTATGAAAACGATGAAATCGGGCTTATTGCAGAGGAGCTTGATGGTTTGGCTGACTATATCCAGGAGCAGGTCCACTCGGTCCAACGGCTTGCTGAAGAACGTTCATCCCTGGCCCAGTCGGCCCATGCTGCAGCAGTTATGGAGGAAAGGCAGCGCCTGGCAAGGGATCTCCATGATGTTGTGAGCCAGCAGCTGTTTGCTCTTAGCATGATGTCATCTGCCGCACTGAAGGTCTTTGACAGAGATTCTGAAAAAGCAAAGAAGCAGCTCAAGGAAATTTCCGGTATAGCCGCCAAAGCACAGGGGGAAATGAGGGCTCTCCTTCTCCATTTAAGGCCGATCCAGCTGAGCGATGATACCTTGTGTGACGGGATTATCAAGCTGATACACGAATTGCGCGGGAAGACTACCATCGATTTTCAGGCCAGCATAGATGAAATCGAGCTCTCCAAAGCAGCAGAAGAGCATTTGTTCAGAGTTGTCCAGGAGGCACTTTCTAATATTCTCAGGCATGCCGATGCATCAAAGATAAAGCTGACCCTTACAGAAAAGGAAGATTATACATATTTATTTATTGGAGATGACGGAAAGGGATTTGACCCTCATATTGAAAGGGTTGCCTCGTATGGATTGAAAACCATGCGGGAAAGATGCGAGGAAATCGGCGGGATTTTCAATATCCGGTCCAAACAGGGAGAAGGGACTTATATTGAAATACGGATACCGCTGAAAGGGAGGGAATAA
- a CDS encoding response regulator transcription factor, whose amino-acid sequence MIRIAVVDDHEMVRKGIISYLLTEPEIEIVGEASSGHEGAALVLKERPDVVLMDLLMENGSGIEATKEILKSYPQCKIIIITSFYDDEQVFPAIEAGAFSYMLKTATADEVLDCILKAARGEPVIEPKVATKMMGRLRGREKKPHEELTERELEVLLCIGEGMTNQEISNQLFIGIKTVKTHVSNILSKLSVSDRTQAAVYAHQNGLIKQGPKA is encoded by the coding sequence GTGATCAGGATCGCAGTTGTGGATGACCATGAAATGGTCAGGAAGGGAATCATCTCGTATCTTTTGACTGAACCGGAAATAGAAATAGTAGGGGAAGCTTCCAGCGGGCATGAGGGAGCTGCCCTCGTGCTGAAGGAAAGGCCAGATGTCGTCCTTATGGATCTTTTAATGGAAAACGGAAGCGGCATTGAAGCAACAAAAGAAATATTGAAAAGCTATCCCCAGTGCAAGATCATCATTATTACAAGTTTTTATGATGATGAGCAGGTCTTTCCTGCAATAGAGGCCGGTGCATTCAGCTATATGCTGAAAACAGCAACGGCGGATGAAGTGCTTGACTGCATCCTGAAGGCTGCAAGAGGGGAGCCGGTAATCGAGCCGAAGGTCGCCACCAAAATGATGGGCCGCCTTCGCGGCAGGGAGAAAAAGCCCCACGAGGAACTGACGGAAAGGGAGCTGGAGGTCCTTCTGTGCATCGGCGAAGGGATGACCAACCAGGAAATCAGCAATCAGCTCTTTATAGGGATAAAAACGGTGAAAACACATGTCAGCAACATACTCAGCAAGCTGTCCGTTTCCGACCGCACCCAGGCAGCTGTGTATGCCCATCAAAACGGCCTCATTAAACAAGGACCTAAAGCCTGA
- a CDS encoding antibiotic biosynthesis monooxygenase family protein: MRIYMTNGTFDFLKIVQNKNSAEKMVLMQDADNALLLHETEGKTLFNEPRSYEVLDSTGSLESRGFIVMNNIPVTEEGRPLFEYRFKNRAGAVENEPGFISIRVLRPLSSDTYVILTQWESEKDFKNWQDSKAYEKAHEKRGTDQGIDVQRPNIFARPSFVTTYYIPEAD, translated from the coding sequence ATGAGGATTTATATGACGAACGGCACTTTTGATTTTTTAAAAATAGTACAAAATAAGAACAGCGCAGAGAAAATGGTGCTGATGCAGGATGCGGACAATGCACTGCTCCTCCACGAAACCGAGGGAAAAACTTTATTTAACGAACCGCGGAGCTATGAAGTGCTGGATTCAACAGGTTCACTCGAAAGCCGCGGTTTTATTGTCATGAATAATATCCCCGTAACAGAAGAAGGAAGGCCCTTATTCGAATACCGATTTAAAAACAGGGCTGGGGCGGTTGAAAACGAGCCTGGCTTTATCAGCATCCGGGTACTTCGCCCGCTTTCCAGTGATACGTATGTCATTCTCACCCAATGGGAGAGCGAAAAGGATTTCAAAAATTGGCAGGATTCCAAAGCCTATGAAAAGGCACACGAAAAACGGGGAACAGATCAAGGCATCGATGTCCAGCGTCCAAATATCTTTGCACGCCCATCCTTTGTAACAACTTATTATATCCCTGAAGCAGATTGA
- a CDS encoding DUF5068 domain-containing protein, translating to MKKNVLWTALLALMLLLSACGNDEKASNGKEPEKKVEAEETDHAAAEEETDESEEAEETADGTSAEGELLNPNIADESEGEVEVIYTNTDPGFVHDMKGFKVSVDEYQIVKVTDMHEDVTIPFNDEIDGYVITAKVTVDNGTDKAMYYNNMHRIQTSHELDWYPSDPTFILDADKVKSKKESETGKFAAGEKITGLISFTLTNAEFDKLSTVKPKYIIEGGAADNDQFKGSIQGNAVFDFAYSVEQKEAMASEPSFYQDQLTTDNMADKKMIFEKEGIGEAQKIGDVNVTLEGVQYTEITPTEANKPRFTNFGDSGIVALTVKFNIDNQSSEPVSIWNIGSILSVDDNRARILSQGMVEPREPKAIEAGAQGEKLHVFLFRKDEFEIYKKFDLEFGPFYNEDGTKAFKGRTAEFTLPR from the coding sequence GTGAAGAAAAATGTTTTATGGACAGCACTCTTGGCTCTAATGCTTTTACTATCGGCATGCGGGAATGATGAAAAAGCTTCAAACGGTAAAGAGCCGGAAAAGAAGGTTGAAGCTGAAGAAACAGATCATGCTGCCGCAGAGGAAGAAACTGATGAGTCGGAAGAAGCTGAAGAAACGGCTGATGGAACAAGTGCAGAAGGAGAGCTGCTCAACCCAAATATTGCAGATGAATCAGAGGGCGAGGTTGAAGTCATCTATACGAACACAGATCCTGGCTTTGTCCATGATATGAAAGGCTTCAAAGTTTCTGTGGATGAATATCAGATCGTCAAAGTGACAGATATGCACGAGGATGTCACCATCCCGTTTAATGATGAGATCGACGGGTATGTGATTACGGCAAAGGTTACAGTGGATAATGGCACTGATAAAGCAATGTATTACAACAATATGCACCGTATCCAGACATCACATGAGCTGGACTGGTACCCATCAGACCCAACCTTTATCCTTGATGCAGACAAGGTCAAATCGAAAAAAGAGTCAGAAACAGGGAAATTCGCAGCCGGGGAAAAGATAACAGGGCTGATATCATTCACCCTGACAAATGCCGAATTTGATAAGCTTTCGACTGTAAAGCCGAAGTACATCATTGAAGGCGGAGCTGCAGACAACGACCAGTTCAAAGGTTCCATCCAGGGGAATGCAGTCTTTGATTTTGCTTACAGTGTTGAACAGAAGGAGGCCATGGCAAGCGAGCCATCCTTCTACCAGGATCAGCTGACAACCGATAATATGGCAGATAAGAAAATGATTTTCGAAAAAGAAGGAATTGGCGAAGCACAAAAAATCGGTGATGTGAATGTAACACTTGAAGGGGTTCAGTATACAGAAATCACCCCGACAGAGGCCAATAAGCCGCGCTTTACAAATTTTGGCGACAGCGGCATTGTGGCTCTGACAGTCAAATTTAATATTGACAATCAGTCTTCAGAGCCGGTCAGCATCTGGAATATAGGTTCCATCCTTTCAGTGGATGACAACCGCGCCAGAATTCTGTCACAGGGCATGGTTGAACCCCGTGAACCAAAGGCCATCGAGGCAGGTGCACAGGGAGAAAAGCTTCATGTCTTTCTATTCAGGAAAGATGAATTCGAAATATACAAAAAGTTTGATCTGGAATTCGGCCCTTTCTATAACGAAGACGGCACAAAAGCATTCAAAGGAAGAACAGCTGAATTTACACTGCCGAGATAA